One segment of Amycolatopsis alba DSM 44262 DNA contains the following:
- a CDS encoding TIGR03086 family metal-binding protein, whose protein sequence is MSEHAALIAPAAAEFAGILRGIGETELAARTPCAEYDVRALLNHLLYWGPWLEAAGRKAPPPEAATGEAEAGLIGSDWLDVAERQTARLVEVFGAPEAWQGMTALGTAQMPASVVGDMVLGEFVFHGWDLARALGRTVDVAPEAAEAVYASAAAMGEQARSMKVYGEEVNVAEGATTFERALGASGRNPGWTP, encoded by the coding sequence ATGTCCGAACACGCTGCCCTGATCGCTCCCGCCGCCGCGGAATTCGCCGGAATCCTGCGCGGGATCGGCGAGACCGAGCTCGCCGCCCGCACCCCGTGCGCCGAGTACGACGTCCGCGCGCTGCTGAACCACCTTCTCTACTGGGGTCCCTGGCTCGAAGCCGCCGGTCGCAAGGCGCCGCCGCCCGAAGCGGCCACAGGTGAGGCGGAGGCGGGCCTCATCGGCTCCGATTGGCTCGACGTCGCCGAGAGGCAGACCGCGCGGCTCGTGGAGGTCTTCGGAGCGCCCGAAGCCTGGCAGGGCATGACGGCGCTCGGCACGGCGCAGATGCCCGCTTCGGTCGTCGGCGACATGGTGCTCGGCGAGTTCGTCTTCCACGGCTGGGATCTCGCTCGCGCGCTCGGGCGCACCGTCGACGTCGCACCCGAAGCGGCGGAAGCCGTTTACGCGTCCGCCGCGGCGATGGGCGAGCAGGCGCGCTCCATGAAGGTGTACGGCGAAGAAGTAAACGTTGCGGAAGGCGCAACGACCTTCGAACGCGCTTTGGGCGCTTCGGGACGCAATCCCGGCTGGACGCCTTAA
- the pcp gene encoding pyroglutamyl-peptidase I, translated as MTSVLLTGFEPFGGERVNPSWQAVSLLTGRRRDTVAVELPCVFSRSLVTLRDAIDEYRPELVICVGQAGGRPDVTPERVAINLIDARIADNAGSQPVDVPVIPGGPNAYFTTLPVKACVAGIKDAELPASVSHTAGTYVCNQVFYGLMHLLDNDFPGVRGGFVHIPYSPEQAARTTAPSLAVHRAAEALEIIVDTALSVTEDLATPAGTLH; from the coding sequence ATGACGTCTGTGCTCCTCACCGGCTTCGAACCGTTCGGCGGTGAGCGGGTGAACCCGTCGTGGCAGGCGGTTTCCCTGCTCACCGGCCGACGGCGCGACACCGTGGCCGTCGAGCTGCCGTGTGTCTTCTCGCGTTCGCTGGTCACCCTGCGCGACGCGATCGACGAGTACCGGCCGGAACTGGTGATCTGCGTCGGACAGGCGGGCGGCCGTCCCGACGTCACCCCGGAACGGGTCGCGATCAACCTGATCGACGCCCGCATCGCGGACAACGCGGGCTCGCAGCCCGTCGACGTCCCGGTGATCCCCGGCGGGCCCAACGCGTACTTCACGACTCTGCCGGTGAAGGCGTGTGTCGCGGGGATCAAGGACGCGGAACTTCCCGCGTCGGTCTCGCACACCGCCGGGACGTACGTGTGCAATCAGGTCTTCTATGGGCTGATGCACTTGCTGGACAACGATTTCCCCGGAGTCCGCGGCGGTTTCGTGCACATTCCCTACTCGCCGGAACAGGCCGCGCGGACGACGGCGCCGAGCCTGGCCGTGCACCGCGCGGCGGAGGCGCTGGAGATCATCGTGGACACCGCGCTTTCGGTGACCGAGGACCTTGCGACGCCGGCGGGCACCCTGCACTGA
- the lysS gene encoding lysine--tRNA ligase gives MTEIPASEGVSPDEDLPEQMRVRRDKRDRIIAEGIDPYPVEVPRTHSLAEVREKHSGLPVDTATGEIVGVTGRVMFMRNTGKLCFASLREGDGTELQAMISLAKVGEDALAAWKSDVDLGDHVFVEGEVITSKRGELSVMADSWRITSKALRPLPVMYKDLAEETRIRQRYVDLIVRPKARDVVRTRAGVLRSLRDSFHGRGFLEVETPMLQTLHGGAAARPFVTHSNAFDLDLYLRIAPELYLKRCVVGGIEKVFEINRNFRNEGSDSSHSPEFAMLEYYEAYATYDSNAVMTRQLIQEAAQNVLGTQVVTLVDGSEYDLSGEWTTLGMYESLSEALSEEVTPETSADKLRSYAEARELELDPKLGHGKIIEELWEHLVGDHLHEPTFVRDFPVETSPLTRQHRSKPGVAEKWDLYVRGFELATGYSELVDPVVERQRLVEQARLGAQGDSEAMNLDEDFLRALEYGMPPSGGVGMGIDRLLMALTGLGIRETILFPLVRPE, from the coding sequence ATGACTGAAATCCCCGCATCCGAGGGCGTGAGCCCCGACGAAGACCTGCCGGAACAGATGCGGGTGCGCCGGGACAAGCGCGACCGGATAATCGCGGAGGGTATCGATCCGTATCCGGTCGAGGTGCCCCGGACGCACTCGCTGGCCGAAGTGCGCGAGAAGCATTCCGGCCTTCCTGTCGACACGGCCACCGGCGAGATCGTCGGCGTCACCGGCCGGGTCATGTTCATGCGCAATACCGGCAAACTGTGTTTCGCGAGTCTCCGTGAAGGCGACGGCACCGAGTTGCAGGCGATGATCAGCCTCGCGAAGGTCGGTGAAGACGCGCTCGCGGCGTGGAAGTCCGATGTCGATCTCGGTGATCACGTATTCGTCGAAGGTGAGGTCATCACCTCCAAGCGCGGTGAGCTTTCCGTGATGGCCGACTCGTGGCGGATCACGTCGAAAGCATTGCGTCCGTTGCCGGTGATGTACAAAGACCTCGCCGAGGAAACGCGGATCCGGCAGCGCTATGTCGACTTGATCGTCCGTCCCAAGGCCAGGGACGTGGTCCGAACCCGTGCCGGTGTGCTGCGTTCCCTGCGTGACTCGTTTCACGGACGAGGATTCCTCGAGGTCGAGACCCCGATGCTGCAAACGCTGCACGGCGGCGCGGCGGCGCGGCCATTCGTCACGCATTCGAATGCCTTCGACCTCGATCTGTACCTGAGGATCGCGCCGGAGCTGTACCTCAAGCGTTGCGTGGTCGGCGGTATCGAGAAGGTCTTCGAGATCAACCGGAACTTCCGGAACGAGGGCAGCGACTCGTCCCACTCGCCCGAGTTCGCCATGCTGGAGTACTACGAAGCGTATGCGACCTATGACTCCAATGCGGTGATGACGCGCCAGCTCATCCAGGAGGCGGCACAGAACGTTCTCGGTACTCAGGTGGTCACTCTCGTCGACGGTTCGGAGTACGACCTGTCCGGCGAGTGGACCACGCTCGGAATGTACGAGTCGTTGTCCGAGGCGTTGTCGGAAGAGGTCACTCCCGAGACATCGGCGGACAAGCTGCGTTCCTATGCCGAAGCGCGAGAGCTGGAGCTCGACCCAAAGTTAGGCCACGGCAAAATCATCGAAGAACTTTGGGAACACCTCGTCGGCGATCATCTCCACGAACCTACTTTTGTCCGTGATTTTCCGGTCGAGACATCCCCGCTGACCAGGCAACATCGCAGCAAGCCGGGGGTGGCCGAGAAGTGGGATCTGTACGTGCGCGGATTCGAACTGGCCACCGGATACTCCGAGCTGGTCGATCCCGTGGTAGAGCGTCAGCGTCTGGTGGAACAGGCTCGGCTGGGTGCGCAGGGTGATAGTGAGGCCATGAACCTCGATGAGGATTTCCTCCGTGCGCTGGAGTACGGAATGCCGCCGAGCGGTGGTGTCGGAATGGGGATCGACCGGTTGCTGATGGCGCTGACCGGCCTTGGTATCCGGGAGACCATCCTGTTCCCGCTCGTCCGACCCGAATAA
- a CDS encoding (2Fe-2S)-binding protein translates to MPHHHTLASPEDGLRASFPRMPGGARIRGDVPGDEPDWVRCEDLLAEPARLVRWRDRLGGWLAGTYPEASGIPERTPASWILSWYLHVPAFAGAMLLHHERRVPSLAPSALAFRIGGDRPHPDSIAVLGGGFHCLPTDPGSARPEAVVARDERALATVLRGRFVAHASRFIDVYGPLTRLGRRQLWAAATDALDNALWSAGRLGGTTEAEGAGVADAALVLESRFPPLTSASKLKLVPGADGRREWTRNRESCCYSYLLPAESECGGCPRIR, encoded by the coding sequence GTGCCGCATCACCACACGCTCGCGTCACCCGAAGACGGGCTCCGTGCCTCCTTCCCGAGGATGCCCGGCGGCGCCCGGATCCGCGGAGACGTGCCGGGCGACGAGCCGGACTGGGTCCGCTGTGAAGACCTGCTCGCCGAACCGGCCCGTCTCGTGCGCTGGCGGGACCGACTGGGCGGCTGGCTGGCCGGGACGTACCCGGAGGCGTCCGGCATCCCCGAGCGGACCCCGGCGAGCTGGATCCTGTCCTGGTACCTGCACGTCCCCGCGTTCGCCGGCGCGATGCTGCTGCACCACGAACGCCGCGTCCCGTCGCTCGCGCCGTCCGCGCTGGCGTTCCGGATCGGCGGCGACCGGCCGCATCCCGACTCGATCGCCGTCCTCGGCGGCGGATTCCACTGTTTGCCGACCGACCCCGGCTCGGCGCGTCCGGAGGCCGTCGTCGCCAGAGACGAACGGGCGCTGGCGACCGTGCTGCGGGGCAGGTTCGTCGCGCACGCGAGCCGGTTCATCGATGTCTACGGGCCACTGACGAGGCTCGGACGGCGGCAGCTGTGGGCGGCGGCCACGGACGCGCTCGACAACGCGCTGTGGTCGGCGGGACGGCTGGGCGGGACCACGGAGGCCGAGGGCGCCGGGGTCGCGGACGCCGCACTGGTCCTCGAATCGCGGTTCCCGCCGCTGACTTCGGCGTCGAAGCTGAAGCTGGTTCCGGGAGCCGACGGGCGCCGCGAGTGGACGAGAAACCGCGAAAGCTGCTGTTACTCCTATCTGTTGCCCGCGGAATCGGAATGCGGCGGCTGCCCGCGAATCCGTTAA
- a CDS encoding ATP-dependent Clp protease ATP-binding subunit has protein sequence MFERFTDRARRVVVLAQEEARMLNHNYIGTEHILLGLIHEGEGVAAKALESLGIALEGVRQQVEEIIGQGQQAPSGHIPFTPRAKKVLELSLREALQLGHNYIGTEHILLGLIREGEGVAAQVLVKLGADLNRVRQQVLQLLSGYQGGKESTETGSGRGEGTPSSSLVLDQFGRNLTVQAREGKLDPVIGRGKEIERVMQVLSRRTKNNPVLIGEPGVGKTAVVEGLAQNIVKGEVPETLKDKQLYTLDLGSLVAGSRYRGDFEERLKKVLKEIKTRGDIILFIDELHTLVGAGAAEGAIDAASILKPMLARGELQTIGATTLEEYRKYIEKDAALERRFQPIQVGEPSLEHTIEILKGLRDRYEAHHRVSITDGALVQAATLADRYINDRFLPDKAIDLIDEAGARMRIRRMTAPPDLREFDEKIADVRRDKESAIDAQDFERAARLRDEEKTLLGQKGEREKQWKDGDLDVVAEVDEEQIAEVLANWTGIPVFKLTEEETTRLLRMEDELHKRIIGQEDAVKAVSQAIRRTRAGLKDPKRPSGSFIFAGPSGVGKTELSKALAAFLFGEDDALIQIDMGEFHDRYTASRLFGAPPGYVGYEEGGQLTEKVRRKPFSVVLFDEIEKAHQEIYNTLLQVLEDGRLTDGQGRTVDFKNTVLIFTSNLGTSDISKSVSLGFSSGGDTANRYEKMKQKVNEEMKKHFRPEFLNRIDDIIVFHQLTKDQIIQMVDLMIARVETQLKAKDMELELTPKAKSLLAKRGFDPVLGARPLRRTIQREIEDQLSEKILFGEVQAGQIILVDVEGWNDEEGEKDDKAHFVFRGEARPSSVPDAPPVSIGAGSTEENGEAESE, from the coding sequence ATGTTTGAGAGGTTCACCGACCGCGCGAGGCGGGTGGTCGTCCTGGCCCAAGAAGAAGCCAGGATGCTCAACCACAACTACATCGGCACCGAGCACATCCTCCTGGGTCTGATCCACGAGGGTGAAGGTGTCGCCGCCAAGGCGCTGGAATCGTTGGGCATCGCGCTGGAGGGCGTCCGCCAGCAGGTCGAGGAGATCATCGGCCAGGGGCAGCAGGCCCCGAGCGGGCACATCCCCTTCACCCCGCGGGCCAAGAAGGTGCTTGAGCTGTCGCTGCGCGAAGCGCTGCAGCTCGGCCACAACTACATCGGCACCGAGCACATCCTGCTCGGGCTGATCCGCGAAGGAGAAGGCGTCGCCGCTCAGGTGCTCGTCAAGCTCGGCGCGGACCTCAACCGGGTGCGCCAGCAGGTCCTGCAGCTGCTGTCGGGCTACCAGGGTGGCAAGGAGTCGACCGAGACCGGCTCCGGACGCGGTGAAGGCACCCCGTCGTCGTCGCTGGTGCTCGACCAGTTCGGCCGCAACCTGACCGTCCAGGCCCGCGAAGGCAAGCTCGACCCGGTCATCGGCCGTGGCAAGGAAATCGAGCGGGTCATGCAGGTGCTGTCGCGGCGCACCAAGAACAACCCGGTCCTGATCGGTGAGCCCGGCGTCGGCAAGACCGCCGTCGTCGAGGGGCTCGCGCAGAACATCGTCAAGGGCGAGGTCCCGGAGACGCTGAAGGACAAGCAGCTCTACACCCTCGACCTCGGCTCCCTGGTCGCCGGTTCCCGGTACCGCGGTGACTTCGAAGAGCGCCTCAAGAAGGTGCTCAAGGAGATCAAGACCCGCGGCGACATCATCCTGTTCATCGACGAGCTGCACACGCTCGTCGGCGCGGGTGCCGCCGAGGGCGCGATCGACGCCGCGTCGATCCTGAAGCCGATGCTGGCCCGTGGCGAGCTGCAGACGATCGGCGCGACCACGCTCGAGGAGTACCGCAAGTACATCGAGAAGGACGCCGCGCTGGAGCGCCGCTTCCAGCCGATCCAGGTCGGCGAGCCGTCGCTCGAGCACACGATCGAGATCCTCAAGGGCCTTCGCGACCGGTACGAGGCGCACCACCGCGTCTCGATCACCGACGGCGCGCTGGTGCAGGCGGCCACCCTGGCGGACCGCTACATCAACGACCGGTTCCTCCCGGACAAGGCGATCGACCTGATCGACGAGGCAGGCGCCCGGATGCGCATCCGCCGCATGACCGCGCCGCCGGACCTGCGCGAGTTCGACGAGAAGATCGCCGACGTGCGCAGGGACAAGGAGTCCGCGATAGACGCGCAGGACTTCGAGCGCGCCGCTCGCCTCCGTGACGAGGAGAAGACCCTCCTCGGCCAGAAGGGCGAGCGGGAGAAGCAGTGGAAGGACGGCGACCTCGACGTCGTCGCCGAGGTCGACGAGGAGCAGATCGCCGAGGTCCTCGCCAACTGGACCGGCATCCCGGTGTTCAAGCTCACCGAGGAGGAGACCACGCGTCTGCTCCGCATGGAGGACGAGCTGCACAAGCGGATCATCGGCCAGGAGGACGCGGTCAAGGCCGTCTCCCAGGCGATCCGCCGTACCCGCGCCGGCCTGAAGGACCCGAAGCGCCCCTCCGGTTCGTTCATCTTCGCCGGTCCGTCCGGTGTCGGTAAGACCGAGCTGTCCAAGGCGCTGGCGGCGTTCCTCTTCGGCGAGGACGACGCGCTCATCCAGATCGACATGGGCGAGTTCCACGACCGCTACACCGCTTCGCGGCTCTTCGGTGCCCCTCCGGGCTACGTGGGCTACGAAGAGGGCGGCCAGCTGACCGAGAAGGTGCGGCGCAAGCCGTTCTCGGTGGTGCTGTTCGACGAGATCGAGAAGGCCCACCAGGAGATCTACAACACGCTCCTGCAGGTCCTCGAAGACGGCCGTCTCACCGACGGCCAGGGTCGTACGGTCGACTTCAAGAACACCGTGCTCATCTTCACCTCGAACCTGGGTACCTCGGACATCTCCAAGTCCGTCTCGCTCGGGTTCTCGTCCGGCGGCGACACCGCCAACCGGTACGAGAAGATGAAGCAAAAGGTCAACGAGGAAATGAAGAAGCATTTCCGGCCTGAGTTCCTGAACCGGATCGACGACATCATCGTCTTCCACCAGCTGACCAAGGATCAGATCATCCAGATGGTCGATCTGATGATCGCCAGGGTCGAGACGCAGCTCAAGGCCAAGGACATGGAGCTCGAACTCACGCCCAAGGCCAAGTCGCTGCTCGCCAAGCGCGGCTTCGACCCGGTGCTGGGCGCGCGGCCGCTGCGTCGCACGATCCAGCGCGAGATCGAGGACCAGCTGTCGGAGAAGATCCTGTTCGGCGAGGTCCAGGCAGGCCAGATCATCCTGGTCGACGTCGAAGGCTGGAACGACGAAGAGGGCGAGAAGGACGACAAGGCGCACTTCGTCTTCCGCGGCGAAGCCCGTCCCTCGTCGGTCCCGGACGCCCCGCCGGTCAGCATCGGCGCCGGCTCGACCGAAGAGAACGGTGAAGCCGAGAGCGAGTAA
- a CDS encoding helix-turn-helix domain-containing protein: MSGHRIPAGIVNAREASAAFGLVRHRPSPELRPFVDHHWVLRWELTGRDPHEQVVLPNLAVNVTFFSDVAGAFGPGKRPFRYVVAGKDHGIGVRFRPGAFRTFLPGPVTMISGGSVPLTDLFPAAGPVTESVRNATDDFEMVRAAEELLLAKRPVLTNAARTAIEAVETIAAEPAITRVGELSSRTGLSQRSLQRLFAEHVGAAPKWAIQVYRLNEASVRIAAEERPDYAELAFTLGYSDQAHFIRDFRSVTGWVPTEYARLNRVQEQESRREKFPGGRQV, encoded by the coding sequence GTGAGCGGGCACCGGATCCCGGCGGGGATCGTCAACGCGCGGGAGGCGAGTGCGGCGTTCGGTCTCGTCCGCCACCGGCCGTCGCCGGAGCTGCGGCCGTTCGTCGACCACCACTGGGTGCTGCGCTGGGAGCTGACCGGCCGCGACCCCCATGAACAGGTGGTCCTGCCCAATCTCGCGGTCAACGTCACGTTCTTCAGCGACGTGGCCGGCGCCTTCGGTCCGGGGAAACGACCTTTCCGCTACGTCGTCGCGGGGAAGGACCACGGTATAGGCGTGCGATTCCGGCCGGGGGCTTTCCGGACATTCCTCCCCGGTCCGGTCACGATGATCTCCGGGGGTTCCGTTCCGCTCACCGATCTCTTCCCCGCCGCCGGACCGGTGACGGAATCGGTACGGAATGCGACGGACGACTTCGAAATGGTCCGAGCGGCGGAGGAACTGCTCCTGGCGAAACGCCCCGTGCTCACCAACGCGGCCAGGACGGCCATCGAAGCGGTGGAAACAATCGCCGCCGAACCGGCGATTACCAGGGTCGGCGAGCTGTCAAGCCGAACGGGCCTGTCTCAGCGGAGCCTGCAACGCTTGTTCGCCGAACACGTCGGCGCCGCCCCCAAATGGGCGATTCAGGTATACCGATTGAACGAAGCCTCGGTACGGATCGCGGCCGAGGAACGGCCCGACTACGCGGAACTGGCGTTCACGCTGGGCTATAGCGACCAAGCGCACTTCATCCGGGATTTCCGCTCCGTGACCGGATGGGTGCCCACGGAGTACGCCCGCTTGAACCGTGTACAAGAACAAGAAAGCCGCCGGGAAAAGTTTCCCGGCGGCCGTCAGGTCTGA
- a CDS encoding histone-like nucleoid-structuring protein Lsr2 produces MAQKVLVSLVDDLDGTEAEETVEFGLDGVSYQIDLSAENAEELRDALAQYVEHARRAGGRKRTAIRPVAGVKAAARPATVDREQNQAIRAWARKNGFQVSDRGRIPSEVVEAYHKKN; encoded by the coding sequence ATGGCACAGAAGGTGCTCGTCTCGCTCGTCGATGACCTCGATGGCACTGAGGCGGAAGAGACCGTCGAGTTCGGTTTGGACGGTGTGAGCTACCAGATCGACCTTTCCGCGGAAAACGCTGAAGAGCTTCGCGACGCGCTCGCCCAGTATGTGGAGCACGCCCGCCGCGCGGGTGGCCGTAAGCGCACCGCCATTCGTCCGGTCGCCGGCGTGAAGGCCGCCGCCCGCCCCGCGACCGTGGACCGCGAGCAGAACCAGGCCATTCGCGCCTGGGCCCGCAAGAACGGCTTCCAGGTTTCCGACCGCGGACGTATCCCGTCCGAGGTCGTGGAGGCCTACCACAAGAAGAACTGA
- a CDS encoding M1 family metallopeptidase produces the protein MRYRSAAVIAAVLAASVLGGGTALADTGKPGADGAGDSYYPQDGNGGYDVADYNLKVGYEPATKQLTGLQTITGRTTQSLSSFNLDLHGLTVDSVKVNGRKATFTRTGDHELVITPARPLRNHERFTAEIAYHGVPQPIQDPLLGENGWQFAKSGGAFAAGEPKSATTWYPVNDTPRDKATFHLAITVPSEWGVISNGVERGNFTEGKNTTHVWAEETPAVPYMTTVAIDKWEFERTKLSDGTPVVNAYAPGTPATTKQAEARLPEIIDFLASKFGRYPVDAAGGIFLAEPIGFSLETLSRPIYSGAAGNVPTIVHENAHQWWGDSVAVDKWKDVCLNECFASYAEWMWSEAKSGQDLKARYLTAVQKATDKFWAGKLYDMGPGNEFTYVYSKGPMALHALKNYIGAAPFDRILRTWPALHRDGNASLPEFQKFAERVAHKDLQGFFDAWFYGNTKPAPEFLYPGDLKPAA, from the coding sequence ATGAGGTACCGGAGTGCGGCAGTCATCGCCGCCGTTCTGGCCGCGAGTGTCCTCGGCGGCGGGACCGCCCTCGCCGACACCGGCAAACCCGGCGCCGACGGCGCGGGCGACAGCTACTACCCGCAGGACGGCAACGGCGGCTACGACGTCGCCGACTACAACCTGAAGGTCGGGTACGAACCCGCCACCAAACAGCTCACCGGCCTGCAGACGATCACCGGCCGGACCACACAGTCGCTGAGCTCGTTCAACCTCGACCTGCACGGGCTGACCGTCGACTCGGTCAAGGTCAACGGGCGGAAGGCGACCTTCACCCGGACCGGTGACCACGAACTGGTCATCACCCCGGCCCGTCCGCTGCGCAACCACGAGCGGTTCACCGCCGAGATCGCCTATCACGGCGTCCCGCAGCCGATCCAGGATCCGCTGCTGGGCGAGAACGGCTGGCAGTTCGCGAAATCCGGCGGCGCGTTCGCCGCGGGTGAGCCGAAGTCCGCGACGACCTGGTACCCGGTCAACGACACCCCGCGGGACAAGGCGACCTTCCACCTCGCGATCACCGTTCCGTCGGAATGGGGCGTCATCTCGAACGGCGTCGAGCGCGGGAACTTCACCGAGGGCAAGAACACCACCCACGTCTGGGCCGAAGAGACCCCGGCCGTGCCGTACATGACGACGGTCGCGATCGACAAGTGGGAGTTCGAGCGGACGAAGCTGTCCGACGGCACCCCGGTCGTCAACGCCTACGCCCCCGGCACCCCCGCCACCACCAAGCAGGCCGAGGCGCGGCTGCCGGAGATCATCGACTTCCTGGCGTCGAAGTTCGGGCGGTACCCGGTGGACGCGGCGGGCGGCATCTTCCTCGCCGAGCCGATCGGGTTCTCGCTGGAGACGCTGAGCAGGCCGATCTACTCGGGCGCGGCGGGCAACGTCCCGACGATCGTGCACGAGAACGCCCACCAGTGGTGGGGCGACTCGGTCGCCGTCGACAAGTGGAAGGACGTCTGCCTCAACGAATGCTTCGCCTCGTACGCGGAGTGGATGTGGTCGGAGGCGAAGTCCGGCCAGGACCTCAAGGCGCGCTACCTGACCGCCGTGCAGAAGGCGACGGACAAGTTCTGGGCCGGGAAGCTGTACGACATGGGCCCCGGCAACGAGTTCACCTACGTGTACTCGAAGGGCCCGATGGCGCTGCACGCGCTGAAGAACTACATCGGCGCGGCGCCGTTCGACCGCATCCTGCGGACATGGCCCGCCCTGCACCGCGACGGCAACGCGAGCCTGCCGGAGTTCCAGAAGTTCGCCGAGCGCGTCGCGCACAAGGACCTCCAGGGCTTCTTCGACGCGTGGTTCTACGGCAACACCAAGCCGGCGCCCGAGTTCCTCTACCCGGGGGACCTCAAGCCCGCTGCCTGA
- a CDS encoding Hsp70 family protein, with product MDVLAIDFGTSSTVGVLSIHGRGTQVVEIDGSVAMSSAIYVDKDSTVFVGRDAERRARLDPSRFEANPKRRIDEGVLQLGDVTLPIADAFASVLRRVGEEAELLLQRPPAQVRISHPAGWGPDRKQILHDAALKAGFGTTLLVPEPVAAAAHYASLNHGHRPPGPIAVYDLGAGTFDCAVVGVSAQGFAVLAEDGLPDLGSLDIDQALLVHIGRAVSHSEPARWQRILRPQSVSDRRTRRSLLQDVRDAKESLSRHQQTEIPMPEPFGDVRVTRMELEALVRPSFLRSAELLAATIHRAGLSPDRLGGVYLVGGPSRMPLLASLLANQLRVAPTTQDQPETAVAFGLHHVPAGGEDAQLTVPAFAPVSPPVRQPPVQQQPPPPARRPQPPRWTPPPPPPGRNWQKPTTYGVVALALAAIVTTIVLLSGGGEEPVAAQSPAAQKPTCDQLGPKDAQGFTDCLRRISAVIPQRDDCRDAPDAATTVGAASAVTCVFADDKASNAINYYQGVAMTGLEDGVRQQMTKGKPVEGTWAADGLRGRYLAGVGKRSGIVLFGTEDAPLTAMLVSTRSDGTVRTTQEMVDFFTAQLKP from the coding sequence GTGGACGTTCTGGCGATCGATTTCGGTACCTCCAGCACGGTGGGGGTGCTCTCGATCCACGGCAGAGGGACGCAGGTCGTCGAGATCGACGGGTCGGTGGCGATGTCGTCCGCGATCTACGTCGACAAGGACAGCACCGTTTTCGTCGGCCGCGACGCCGAACGCCGGGCCAGGCTGGATCCGAGCCGGTTCGAGGCGAATCCGAAGCGGCGCATCGACGAGGGCGTGCTCCAGCTCGGTGACGTCACGCTCCCCATCGCCGACGCCTTCGCCTCGGTCCTGCGCCGGGTCGGCGAAGAGGCCGAGCTGCTGCTCCAGCGTCCGCCCGCGCAGGTGCGTATTTCCCATCCCGCGGGCTGGGGTCCCGATCGCAAGCAAATCCTTCACGACGCCGCGCTCAAGGCCGGATTCGGGACGACGTTGCTCGTCCCCGAGCCGGTCGCCGCGGCCGCGCATTACGCCTCCCTGAACCACGGCCACCGGCCGCCCGGCCCGATCGCGGTGTACGACCTCGGGGCGGGCACGTTCGACTGCGCGGTCGTCGGGGTCAGCGCCCAGGGGTTCGCCGTGCTCGCCGAGGACGGCCTGCCCGATCTCGGCAGTCTCGACATCGACCAGGCGCTGCTTGTGCACATCGGCCGTGCGGTGTCGCATTCCGAACCCGCGCGCTGGCAACGGATCCTGCGCCCGCAGTCGGTCAGCGACCGCCGGACGCGCCGGTCGTTGCTGCAGGATGTCCGTGACGCCAAGGAAAGCCTGTCCCGTCATCAGCAGACCGAGATCCCGATGCCGGAGCCGTTCGGTGACGTGCGGGTGACGCGGATGGAGCTCGAGGCGCTCGTCCGGCCGAGTTTCCTGCGCAGCGCCGAACTCCTGGCCGCCACGATCCATCGCGCCGGGTTGTCCCCGGACCGGCTCGGCGGCGTCTACCTCGTCGGCGGGCCGAGCCGGATGCCGTTGCTGGCGAGCCTGCTGGCGAATCAGCTCCGGGTCGCGCCGACGACGCAGGACCAGCCGGAGACCGCGGTCGCGTTCGGGCTGCACCACGTGCCCGCGGGCGGCGAGGACGCCCAGCTGACCGTGCCCGCTTTCGCGCCGGTCTCGCCGCCGGTGCGGCAGCCGCCCGTCCAGCAGCAGCCGCCACCCCCGGCGAGGCGCCCGCAACCCCCGCGCTGGACGCCGCCCCCGCCTCCGCCGGGCCGGAACTGGCAGAAGCCCACGACCTACGGTGTCGTCGCGCTGGCCCTCGCGGCGATCGTGACGACGATCGTCCTGCTCAGCGGCGGCGGGGAAGAGCCCGTCGCCGCGCAGTCCCCAGCAGCGCAGAAGCCGACTTGCGATCAGCTGGGACCGAAGGACGCGCAGGGGTTCACGGACTGCCTTCGCCGCATCTCCGCCGTCATCCCGCAGCGGGACGACTGCCGGGACGCGCCCGACGCGGCCACCACGGTGGGCGCGGCGTCCGCGGTGACCTGCGTGTTCGCCGACGACAAGGCGTCGAACGCGATCAACTACTACCAAGGCGTCGCGATGACCGGCCTGGAGGACGGCGTCCGGCAGCAGATGACCAAGGGCAAGCCCGTGGAGGGCACCTGGGCGGCCGATGGGCTGCGAGGGCGCTACTTGGCGGGCGTGGGAAAGCGAAGCGGCATCGTGCTCTTCGGGACTGAAGACGCACCCCTGACCGCGATGCTCGTCTCGACCCGAAGCGACGGCACCGTGCGGACGACGCAGGAGATGGTCGACTTCTTCACCGCGCAGCTCAAGCCCTGA